A single region of the Jatrophihabitans sp. GAS493 genome encodes:
- a CDS encoding cob(I)yrinic acid a,c-diamide adenosyltransferase codes for MSVHLTRIYTKTGDDGTTALGDMSRVHKTDPRVGAYADCDETNAIIGVALSLGGLDDSIGAVLRQVQNDLFDVGADLCTPVVADPKYPPLRVTDAYVDRLEGWCDDFNENLAKLDSFILPGGTSGAALLHQARTVSRRAERSAWSLYEADPEATNRIALLYLNRLSDLLFILARCANPEGDVKWRPGG; via the coding sequence ATGTCTGTTCATCTGACGCGCATTTACACCAAGACCGGCGACGACGGCACGACCGCGCTCGGCGATATGTCCCGAGTTCACAAGACCGATCCCCGCGTCGGGGCCTACGCCGACTGCGACGAGACGAACGCCATCATCGGCGTGGCGCTCTCCCTCGGCGGGTTGGACGACTCGATCGGCGCCGTGCTGCGCCAGGTGCAGAACGACCTCTTCGACGTCGGAGCGGACCTCTGTACCCCGGTGGTCGCGGACCCGAAATACCCGCCACTGCGGGTGACCGACGCCTATGTCGATCGGCTCGAGGGTTGGTGCGACGACTTCAACGAGAACCTGGCCAAACTGGACAGCTTCATCCTCCCCGGCGGAACGTCCGGCGCGGCGCTGCTTCACCAGGCGCGAACCGTCTCTCGGCGGGCGGAACGCAGCGCCTGGAGCCTCTATGAGGCTGACCCGGAGGCGACTAATCGCATCGCGCTGCTTTACCTGAACCGGCTCTCGGACCTTCTCTTCATCCTGGCCCGGTGCGCCAACCCTGAGGGCGATGTGAAGTGGCGACCCGGCGGCTGA
- the atpE gene encoding ATP synthase F0 subunit C — MAGSLNMVGYGLAAIGPGVGIGLIFAAYINGTARQPEMQSRLQPIAILGFALAEALAIIGIALAFVLK, encoded by the coding sequence ATGGCTGGCTCGCTCAACATGGTTGGTTACGGACTCGCGGCTATCGGCCCGGGTGTCGGAATCGGCCTCATATTCGCGGCGTACATCAACGGCACCGCACGGCAGCCGGAGATGCAGAGTCGCCTGCAGCCGATCGCCATTCTTGGCTTCGCTCTCGCCGAGGCTCTGGCCATCATCGGTATCGCGCTCGCCTTCGTTCTCAAGTAA
- a CDS encoding AtpZ/AtpI family protein has product MEKQDGPDTSNNARPGDDPWLAFSYLVAGVGVYGLIGWALGQWLHAEYLTAIGIVLGAAFGLYLVVARFVRQAPSGPPPVPTKEHSQTKEHSQTEETSHTRPDTSDETSSELPDIDDRGDTA; this is encoded by the coding sequence ATGGAGAAGCAAGACGGTCCGGACACCAGCAACAACGCCAGACCCGGTGACGATCCTTGGCTGGCGTTCAGCTATCTTGTAGCTGGGGTTGGCGTCTACGGCCTGATTGGCTGGGCGTTGGGCCAATGGCTGCATGCCGAATACCTGACCGCCATCGGCATCGTCCTGGGTGCGGCCTTCGGGCTGTACTTGGTTGTTGCCCGATTCGTTCGCCAGGCGCCCAGCGGCCCCCCGCCGGTACCGACTAAAGAACATAGCCAGACTAAAGAACATAGCCAGACCGAAGAAACTAGCCACACCCGGCCAGACACTTCCGATGAGACATCGTCGGAGCTGCCAGATATCGATGACCGAGGAGACACCGCGTGA
- a CDS encoding DUF2550 domain-containing protein — MPLVDIVALTLLALILVLLILVIARQRYMLRSAGGIAMAVARGSRWLYGVARYDGDELRWYRALGVGTRPSRIWRRDSLTVLDRRSPEPSEANALPPTAVVVRCSDGSTARYGSTSNELSIAFADGAYTGFVSWLESARPRA; from the coding sequence GTGCCGCTTGTTGACATCGTGGCGCTCACGCTCCTCGCGCTGATCCTCGTCCTGCTCATCCTCGTCATCGCCCGGCAGCGATACATGCTGCGCAGCGCCGGCGGGATTGCGATGGCGGTCGCTCGCGGTAGTCGTTGGCTATACGGTGTAGCCAGATATGACGGTGACGAGCTTCGCTGGTACCGAGCTCTCGGGGTGGGTACCCGGCCATCCCGCATCTGGCGGCGTGACAGTCTGACGGTGCTCGATCGGCGGTCACCGGAGCCGTCTGAAGCTAATGCCCTTCCGCCGACCGCGGTCGTGGTGCGCTGTAGCGACGGGAGTACGGCCCGCTATGGCAGCACCAGTAATGAGCTCTCGATCGCCTTCGCCGACGGCGCGTACACCGGGTTCGTCTCCTGGCTCGAATCGGCTCGCCCGCGCGCCTAG
- a CDS encoding F0F1 ATP synthase subunit epsilon, protein MPATMQVELVSVEQAIWSGEATMVIARTPDGEIGIMPGHAPLLGALVPGWVVRIARVNEPELRVAVHGGFLSVSAENVSVLAEMAEIAEDIDVERAKVALARAEGEEGPDAEAARERAQARLRAVGADSASATH, encoded by the coding sequence ATGCCGGCCACCATGCAGGTGGAACTGGTCTCCGTCGAGCAGGCGATCTGGTCGGGCGAGGCGACGATGGTCATCGCCCGCACGCCCGATGGCGAGATCGGAATCATGCCCGGTCATGCGCCGCTGCTCGGTGCCCTGGTGCCGGGCTGGGTCGTCCGGATCGCACGGGTCAACGAGCCTGAGCTGCGGGTGGCTGTGCACGGGGGCTTCCTATCGGTGAGTGCGGAGAATGTCTCGGTGCTCGCTGAGATGGCCGAGATCGCCGAGGACATCGACGTCGAGCGGGCCAAGGTAGCGCTAGCTCGGGCCGAGGGCGAAGAGGGCCCGGACGCCGAGGCCGCCCGCGAGCGGGCGCAGGCCCGTCTGCGTGCGGTAGGCGCCGACTCAGCCAGCGCCACCCACTAG
- a CDS encoding F0F1 ATP synthase subunit delta has product MIHAASRAALDELRRQFDVVVGSASAEELIALSGELHSIGNLLASQPQLRRALGDASTVAETRSDLISSLLGLQVTGRANDVARAAVALRWSSPWDLADAIELTADEALLIAAEKQGTLDEVEDELFRFERVLDAEGTLTTLFDDATATVARRSDLLGSVIGGKVSAITQQLLEHAIGTTRKRSIVLAIDDLLESAARRQDRSIARVTSAVPLAEAQQTRLAETLSGIYGKQISLRVAIDSSIRGGLIIKLGDEVIDGSVAHKLTAARAALAS; this is encoded by the coding sequence ATGATTCACGCCGCCAGTCGCGCCGCGCTCGACGAACTGCGTCGTCAATTCGACGTAGTCGTCGGTTCGGCATCGGCCGAGGAGCTGATCGCCCTCTCCGGCGAGCTGCACTCGATTGGCAACTTGCTCGCCAGTCAGCCTCAGCTGCGCCGCGCGCTCGGTGACGCGTCCACCGTCGCCGAGACCCGCAGCGACCTGATCTCGAGCCTGCTCGGGCTGCAGGTCACGGGGCGGGCCAACGACGTCGCCCGGGCGGCGGTTGCGCTGCGCTGGTCTTCGCCGTGGGACCTCGCCGACGCCATTGAGCTGACGGCCGACGAGGCACTGCTGATCGCCGCTGAGAAGCAGGGGACGCTCGACGAGGTGGAGGACGAACTCTTCCGCTTCGAGCGTGTCCTCGACGCCGAAGGCACACTGACGACCCTCTTCGACGACGCGACAGCGACCGTCGCGCGGCGCTCGGACCTGCTCGGCAGCGTCATCGGCGGCAAGGTTTCGGCGATCACCCAGCAGCTGCTCGAGCACGCGATCGGGACGACCCGAAAGCGCAGCATCGTCCTGGCGATCGATGACCTGCTTGAATCGGCTGCTCGTCGCCAGGATCGTTCGATTGCCCGGGTCACCTCGGCCGTACCGCTGGCCGAGGCGCAGCAGACCCGGCTGGCCGAGACGCTGAGTGGGATCTACGGCAAGCAGATCTCGCTCCGAGTCGCGATCGATTCCTCGATTCGCGGGGGCCTGATCATCAAGCTGGGCGACGAGGTCATCGACGGAAGCGTCGCGCACAAACTCACCGCCGCTCGCGCGGCGCTCGCGAGCTAG
- a CDS encoding glycosyltransferase family 4 protein, whose translation MHPSFEYALVCCVAAAGSFLLTPLARAVAIAWKAVAMPRDRDVHAVATPRLGGLAMLGGLIAAFGVAHMLPTLQTTFTNPGADIGWIVISGVLICLLGVLDDRYDLDSVTKLAGQVLVTGLMVTKGGVQLSAVYVPWGHAGTVVLGQDIAIPVTILMVVLTINAINFIDGLDGLAAGVSAIGAGAFFLYAYHLAVIGHTDIAAAPTLLAACLVGTCVGFLPHNFSPARIFMGDSGSMLIGLFLSAAATTATTSGDPQTLFGNLLGSLPLALPLLVPLAVLAIPFMDLVLAVLRRLRRRQSPFAADKEHLHHRMLEIGHTHRRAVLLLYFWSALLSFGAVAFSITRSAWAVVSVVAVLAFLGVLLSAVPRLRSPRPEPAPISWPTDPPVVDDAEIAEAVGESVIAGSPLPAAVPAPIAATTTPVDIARTR comes from the coding sequence GTGCATCCTAGTTTTGAGTACGCGCTGGTCTGCTGCGTAGCCGCCGCGGGCAGCTTTCTGCTGACCCCGCTGGCGCGCGCCGTTGCGATCGCGTGGAAAGCCGTGGCGATGCCCCGTGACCGGGACGTTCATGCCGTAGCCACGCCGCGGCTCGGCGGCTTGGCGATGCTCGGCGGGCTCATCGCCGCCTTCGGTGTGGCGCACATGCTGCCCACCCTGCAGACCACCTTCACCAACCCGGGCGCCGATATCGGATGGATCGTCATCAGCGGCGTCCTGATCTGCCTGCTCGGCGTGCTCGACGACCGCTACGACCTGGATTCGGTGACGAAATTGGCCGGGCAGGTGCTGGTCACCGGTCTGATGGTGACCAAGGGGGGCGTCCAGCTGTCGGCCGTCTATGTGCCCTGGGGTCACGCTGGGACGGTGGTGCTGGGCCAAGACATCGCGATTCCGGTGACCATTCTGATGGTCGTACTGACGATCAACGCGATCAACTTCATTGACGGTCTCGACGGACTGGCGGCCGGAGTCTCGGCGATCGGGGCCGGTGCCTTCTTCTTGTACGCCTATCACCTCGCCGTGATCGGGCACACCGATATCGCGGCGGCGCCGACTCTGCTGGCCGCCTGCCTGGTCGGCACCTGTGTGGGATTTCTGCCGCACAACTTCTCGCCGGCTCGGATCTTCATGGGCGACTCCGGTTCGATGCTGATCGGACTCTTTCTCTCCGCGGCCGCCACCACAGCCACCACCAGCGGTGACCCGCAGACCCTCTTCGGAAATCTGCTCGGGTCGCTGCCGCTGGCGCTGCCGCTGCTAGTGCCGCTCGCCGTACTGGCGATCCCGTTCATGGACCTCGTCCTCGCGGTGCTGCGCCGGCTGCGCCGTCGTCAGTCGCCCTTCGCCGCCGATAAGGAGCATCTGCACCACCGGATGCTGGAGATCGGCCACACTCACCGGCGCGCGGTACTGCTGCTCTACTTCTGGTCCGCGCTGCTCTCATTCGGCGCGGTGGCCTTCTCCATCACGCGCAGCGCGTGGGCGGTGGTGTCGGTGGTGGCGGTGCTCGCCTTCCTTGGGGTGCTGCTCTCCGCAGTTCCCCGGCTCCGATCGCCCCGGCCGGAGCCGGCGCCGATAAGCTGGCCCACCGATCCGCCGGTGGTTGACGACGCGGAGATCGCAGAGGCGGTCGGCGAGTCCGTGATTGCTGGATCACCACTGCCGGCAGCGGTGCCAGCTCCGATCGCCGCGACCACCACCCCGGTCGACATCGCTCGCACCCGATGA
- a CDS encoding F0F1 ATP synthase subunit gamma, which produces MGAQLRVYRRQIKAVGSTKKITKAMELIAASRIAKAQSRMKAARPYSYELTRALSALGKNASLKHPLLTGSENPRRSAILVITADRGLAGGYSSNAIRRANELADQLRSDGKEPVLYVIGRKAVTFYRFRQIPVEEAWTGFSEQPNFVNAREAAQTLVAALNATSDGSVDGSAGVDELYLVFTRFESMVTQTPVAEQLSPVSASDLGVDEAKESSESSGPKPAYDFEPEAEELLVTLLPRYISARIFAGLLESAASESASRRRAMKSASDNASDLIEMYTRLANQARQAEITQEISEIVGGADALAAAGSD; this is translated from the coding sequence ATGGGAGCCCAGCTTCGGGTCTACCGCCGCCAGATAAAGGCGGTCGGGTCGACCAAGAAGATCACCAAGGCGATGGAGCTCATCGCCGCTTCGCGGATCGCGAAGGCGCAGTCGCGGATGAAGGCGGCTCGCCCGTACTCATACGAGCTGACCCGCGCGCTCTCGGCGTTGGGCAAGAACGCCTCGCTGAAGCATCCGCTGCTCACCGGTAGTGAGAACCCGCGCCGATCGGCGATCCTGGTGATCACCGCCGACCGCGGCCTGGCCGGCGGTTACAGCTCCAACGCGATCCGTCGCGCCAACGAGCTGGCTGACCAGCTGCGCAGCGATGGCAAGGAGCCGGTGCTGTACGTCATCGGGCGTAAGGCCGTGACGTTCTACCGCTTCCGTCAGATCCCGGTCGAGGAGGCCTGGACGGGCTTCTCCGAGCAGCCCAACTTCGTGAATGCGCGGGAGGCGGCACAGACGCTCGTCGCTGCCCTGAACGCCACCAGCGACGGTTCGGTCGACGGTTCGGCCGGTGTTGACGAGTTGTATCTCGTCTTCACCCGCTTCGAGTCGATGGTGACCCAGACACCGGTGGCCGAGCAGCTCTCACCGGTATCGGCCTCCGACCTCGGTGTCGACGAAGCGAAGGAGTCCAGCGAGTCTTCAGGCCCGAAGCCGGCCTACGACTTCGAGCCAGAGGCGGAAGAACTGCTGGTCACCCTGCTGCCGCGTTACATCAGCGCCCGCATCTTTGCCGGGTTGCTGGAGTCGGCGGCCTCAGAGTCGGCTTCGCGCCGGCGCGCGATGAAGTCCGCCTCCGACAACGCGTCGGACCTCATCGAGATGTACACCCGTCTGGCGAACCAAGCCCGTCAGGCTGAAATCACCCAAGAAATCTCTGAGATCGTCGGTGGAGCCGATGCTCTCGCCGCAGCAGGAAGCGACTAA
- a CDS encoding F0F1 ATP synthase subunit B yields MRLLFAADEADINPLVPTLSEIILVLVIFGLLWFIIAKYVVPRFEETFALRRDEIEGGIARAEQAQAEAQRMLEQYQQQLAEARAEAAQIRDGARAEAQRIVEDLRTQAQEESARIVTRGEEQLAAQRGQVVRELRSEIGTLAVELSEKIVDQRLADDAQVRATVDAFLADLQSSEPAAGSTGSGA; encoded by the coding sequence ATGAGACTGTTGTTCGCCGCAGATGAGGCCGACATCAACCCGCTTGTTCCGACGTTGTCGGAGATCATCCTCGTTCTCGTCATCTTCGGACTTCTGTGGTTCATCATCGCGAAGTACGTCGTGCCGCGTTTCGAGGAGACCTTCGCCCTGCGCCGCGACGAGATCGAGGGTGGCATCGCGCGGGCCGAGCAGGCCCAGGCCGAAGCACAGCGAATGCTGGAGCAGTACCAGCAGCAGCTGGCCGAAGCGCGGGCCGAGGCGGCTCAGATCCGTGACGGTGCTCGTGCCGAAGCCCAGCGCATCGTCGAGGACCTGCGGACACAGGCTCAGGAAGAGTCCGCCCGGATCGTCACCCGCGGCGAGGAGCAGTTGGCCGCGCAGCGGGGACAGGTTGTTCGTGAACTCCGTTCCGAGATCGGCACACTGGCCGTCGAGCTGTCGGAGAAGATCGTCGATCAGCGCTTGGCTGACGACGCTCAGGTTCGGGCCACGGTTGACGCCTTCCTGGCTGACCTGCAGAGCAGTGAGCCGGCGGCCGGAAGCACGGGATCGGGCGCATGA
- the atpB gene encoding F0F1 ATP synthase subunit A, giving the protein MTQGSAYAEGFNAPGPADFDLNDIFNGHQVLLTKASLMLVLGAVLVVAAFLVAIRREAVVPSKAQFMGEQAYSFVRNGIAQDSIGNRDFMKYVPFLVSLFFFIMVNNLFGLIPFLQFSPFSRAGFAYGLAALVWITYNAVGIARHGFFGYLKLQTVPSGVPAWILPLLIPLEFFSNILVRPVTLALRLFANMFAGHLLLLLFATGGEYLLFHATGSIVLKPAGVLAFVLGIAVGFLELIVALLQAYVFTLLTAQYIGGALADSH; this is encoded by the coding sequence GTGACGCAAGGAAGCGCCTACGCCGAAGGCTTTAATGCCCCGGGGCCGGCCGACTTCGACCTGAACGACATCTTCAACGGGCATCAGGTACTTCTCACGAAGGCATCCCTGATGCTCGTGCTTGGTGCCGTGCTAGTCGTTGCTGCCTTTCTCGTCGCCATCCGCCGCGAGGCCGTTGTGCCATCGAAGGCGCAGTTCATGGGCGAGCAGGCTTACAGCTTCGTGCGCAACGGCATCGCGCAGGACAGCATCGGCAACCGCGACTTCATGAAGTACGTGCCGTTCCTGGTCTCGCTCTTCTTCTTCATCATGGTCAACAACCTCTTCGGCCTGATCCCATTCCTGCAGTTCTCGCCGTTCTCGCGCGCTGGGTTCGCTTACGGTTTGGCCGCACTGGTCTGGATCACCTACAACGCTGTGGGCATCGCCCGCCACGGGTTCTTCGGCTACCTGAAGCTGCAGACCGTGCCCAGCGGCGTCCCCGCCTGGATCCTGCCGCTGCTGATCCCGCTGGAGTTCTTCTCCAACATCCTGGTTCGTCCGGTGACGCTCGCGCTGCGACTCTTCGCCAACATGTTCGCCGGCCACCTGTTGCTGCTGCTCTTCGCGACCGGCGGGGAATACCTGCTCTTCCACGCCACCGGCTCGATCGTGTTGAAGCCCGCCGGTGTACTGGCCTTTGTCCTCGGCATAGCGGTCGGGTTCCTGGAACTCATCGTCGCGCTGCTTCAGGCCTACGTCTTCACCCTGCTTACCGCCCAGTACATCGGCGGCGCGCTAGCTGACTCGCACTAA
- the atpA gene encoding F0F1 ATP synthase subunit alpha, with translation MSELTISADEIRSAIESYVASYSPEASREEVGVVAETGDGIATVEGLPSAMTNELLEFEGGTLGIALNLDVRDIGVVILGDSSKIAEGQQVKRTGEILSVPVGDAYLGRVVNPLGQPIDGNGEIESTERRALELQAPTVVQRQEVREPLLTGIKAIDAMTAIGRGQRQLIIGDRQTGKTTVCVDAIINQRENWKTGDPKKQVRCIYVAIGQKGSTIAAVRSTLEEAGALEYTTIVAAPASDSAGFKYLAPYTGSAIGQHWMYQGKHVLIVFDDLTKQAEAYRAVSLLLRRPPGREAYPGDVFYLHSRLLERCAKLSEELGGGSMTGLPVIETKGNDVSAYIPTNVISITDGQCFLETDLFNAGVRPAVNVGISVSRVGGAAQTKAMKSVAGRLRVDLAQYRELEAFAAFGSDLDKASQQQLSRGSRLVELLKQPASSPFSPEKEVVSIWAGTTGQLDDLEVSEVRPFEAALHEYIAHNKQEIFDNILNSGKLEDDTISLLEAAATEVKSQFSAEKAATPTLAK, from the coding sequence ATGAGCGAGCTGACGATCTCCGCGGATGAGATTCGGAGTGCGATCGAGAGCTACGTTGCCTCCTATTCGCCTGAAGCTTCACGCGAAGAGGTCGGCGTCGTGGCCGAGACCGGTGACGGTATCGCCACCGTCGAAGGCCTGCCGAGCGCGATGACCAACGAACTGCTCGAGTTCGAGGGCGGCACGCTGGGTATCGCCCTGAACCTCGATGTCCGAGACATCGGCGTCGTGATCCTCGGTGACAGCTCGAAGATCGCCGAGGGACAGCAGGTCAAGCGGACCGGTGAGATTCTCTCGGTGCCGGTGGGCGACGCGTACCTCGGTCGCGTGGTGAACCCGCTCGGTCAGCCGATCGACGGCAACGGCGAGATCGAGTCCACCGAGCGTCGCGCCCTGGAGCTGCAGGCACCGACAGTGGTGCAGCGCCAGGAGGTCCGCGAGCCGCTTCTGACCGGCATCAAGGCAATCGACGCGATGACCGCCATTGGCCGTGGACAGCGCCAGCTCATCATCGGTGACCGGCAGACCGGCAAGACCACGGTCTGCGTCGACGCGATCATCAACCAGCGCGAGAACTGGAAGACCGGCGACCCCAAGAAGCAGGTCCGCTGCATCTACGTAGCGATCGGTCAGAAGGGTTCGACCATCGCCGCCGTTCGCTCCACGTTGGAGGAGGCCGGGGCGCTGGAGTACACGACCATCGTCGCGGCGCCCGCCTCCGACTCGGCCGGCTTCAAATACCTCGCTCCGTACACCGGTTCGGCCATCGGCCAGCACTGGATGTACCAGGGCAAGCACGTCCTCATCGTGTTCGACGACCTGACCAAGCAGGCCGAGGCCTACCGTGCCGTGTCGCTGCTGCTGCGCCGCCCGCCGGGTCGCGAGGCCTACCCGGGCGACGTCTTCTACTTGCACTCCCGGCTGCTCGAGCGCTGTGCCAAGCTCTCCGAGGAGCTCGGCGGCGGTTCGATGACCGGTCTTCCGGTTATCGAGACCAAGGGCAACGACGTCTCGGCCTACATCCCGACCAACGTCATCTCGATCACCGACGGCCAGTGCTTCCTGGAGACTGACCTCTTCAACGCCGGTGTGCGTCCGGCGGTCAACGTCGGTATCTCGGTCTCCCGCGTCGGTGGCGCGGCCCAGACGAAGGCGATGAAGTCCGTTGCCGGACGTCTGCGCGTCGACCTCGCCCAGTACCGCGAACTGGAGGCCTTCGCGGCCTTCGGCTCCGATCTGGACAAGGCCAGCCAGCAGCAGCTCAGCCGCGGTTCGCGCCTGGTCGAGTTGCTGAAGCAGCCGGCATCCTCGCCGTTCTCGCCGGAGAAGGAGGTCGTCTCGATCTGGGCCGGCACCACCGGCCAGCTCGACGATCTCGAGGTCTCCGAGGTGCGTCCGTTCGAAGCTGCTCTGCACGAGTACATCGCGCACAACAAGCAGGAGATCTTCGACAACATCCTCAACTCGGGCAAGCTCGAAGACGACACCATCAGCCTGCTCGAAGCAGCGGCTACTGAGGTCAAGAGCCAGTTCAGTGCCGAGAAGGCCGCTACCCCGACGCTGGCGAAGTAG
- the atpD gene encoding F0F1 ATP synthase subunit beta has product MTTLFENDIADASESGPSTGRVVRVIGPVVDVEFGRNSIPPLFNALHVEIELGELSKTMTLEVAQHIGDDMVRTIALQPTDGLVRGAVVTDTGGAISVPVGDITKGHVFNALGVPLDEAGKDLVFPERWSIHREPPPFDQLESKTEPMWTGIKVVDLLTPYVVGGKIGLFGGAGVGKTVLIQEMIYRVAENFGGVSVFAGVGERTREGNDLIAEMTDSGVLEKTALVFGQMDEPPGTRLRVALSALTMAEYFRDVQKQDVLLFIDNIFRFTQAGSEVSTLLGRMPSAVGYQPTLADEMGQLQERITSTRGHSITSMQAIYVPADDITDPAPHTAFAHLDATTVLSRPISEKGIYPAVDPLDSTSRILDAQYIGQEHYDVAQETKRILQRYNELQSIIAILGIDELSEEDKILVGRARRIERFLSQNTFVAKQFTGIEGSFVPIEETIDAFKRLAAGDYDSYPEQAFFMCGGIEDLERKAHELRNS; this is encoded by the coding sequence ATGACGACTTTGTTCGAGAATGACATTGCTGACGCCAGCGAGAGTGGGCCGTCCACCGGCCGCGTAGTCCGAGTGATCGGCCCGGTCGTCGACGTCGAGTTCGGCCGTAACAGCATCCCGCCGCTGTTCAACGCGCTGCACGTCGAGATCGAGCTCGGCGAACTCTCCAAGACGATGACCCTTGAGGTCGCCCAGCACATCGGCGATGACATGGTTCGCACGATCGCCCTGCAGCCGACTGACGGGCTCGTCCGGGGCGCTGTGGTCACCGACACCGGTGGAGCCATCTCGGTCCCGGTCGGCGACATCACCAAGGGCCACGTCTTCAACGCCCTCGGCGTGCCGCTGGATGAGGCCGGCAAGGATCTGGTCTTCCCGGAGCGTTGGTCGATTCACCGTGAGCCGCCGCCGTTCGATCAGCTCGAGTCGAAGACCGAGCCGATGTGGACCGGCATCAAGGTCGTCGACCTGCTCACGCCTTACGTTGTCGGCGGAAAGATCGGCCTCTTCGGTGGGGCCGGCGTTGGGAAGACGGTGCTCATCCAGGAGATGATCTACCGCGTCGCCGAGAACTTCGGTGGTGTCTCCGTCTTCGCCGGTGTGGGGGAGCGTACCCGCGAGGGTAACGACCTCATCGCCGAGATGACCGACTCGGGCGTGCTGGAGAAGACCGCGCTGGTCTTCGGCCAGATGGACGAGCCGCCGGGCACGCGCCTTCGGGTCGCCCTCTCGGCGCTGACCATGGCCGAGTACTTCCGCGACGTGCAGAAGCAGGACGTGCTGCTGTTCATCGACAACATCTTCCGCTTCACCCAGGCCGGTTCCGAGGTCTCCACACTGCTCGGCCGCATGCCGTCGGCCGTGGGTTACCAGCCGACTCTGGCTGACGAGATGGGGCAGTTGCAGGAGCGGATCACCTCGACGCGTGGTCACTCGATCACCTCGATGCAGGCGATCTACGTCCCGGCCGATGACATCACCGACCCGGCCCCGCACACCGCGTTCGCTCACCTCGACGCCACCACGGTGCTCTCCCGTCCGATTTCGGAGAAGGGCATCTACCCGGCCGTCGACCCGCTCGACTCGACCTCGCGCATCCTGGACGCCCAGTACATCGGCCAGGAGCACTACGACGTCGCGCAGGAGACCAAGCGGATCCTGCAGCGCTACAACGAGCTCCAGTCGATCATCGCGATTCTCGGTATCGACGAGCTCTCCGAAGAGGACAAGATCCTCGTCGGCCGGGCCCGTCGGATCGAGCGCTTCCTCTCCCAGAACACCTTCGTGGCCAAGCAGTTCACCGGCATCGAGGGCTCGTTCGTCCCGATCGAAGAGACGATCGACGCCTTCAAGCGTCTGGCCGCCGGTGACTATGACAGCTACCCGGAGCAGGCCTTCTTCATGTGTGGTGGCATCGAGGACCTCGAGCGCAAGGCGCACGAGCTTCGGAACTCCTGA